Proteins co-encoded in one uncultured Draconibacterium sp. genomic window:
- the aroE gene encoding shikimate dehydrogenase (AroE; catalyzes the conversion of shikimate to 3-dehydroshikimate), translating into MKKYGLLGYPLTHSFSKRYFTERFETEKIDSTYDNFEIDAITKFPEVVKDNPEVIGFNVTIPYKEQVIPYLDELNDSAKEIGAVNTIRVTRTENGVHLKGFNTDTFGFESSLKPLLKEHHKKALILGTGGASKALKYVLSKLGIEYISASIEELKENEIRYEDIDEKLMGERLLIINATPLGTYPKVETFPNIPYEFVTDKHLLFDLVYNPEVTQFMAKGQAKGATVKNGYEMLLNQAKKSYEIWNSEE; encoded by the coding sequence ATGAAAAAATACGGACTATTAGGCTACCCACTCACCCACTCATTTTCAAAACGCTATTTCACCGAACGTTTTGAAACGGAAAAAATAGATTCAACTTATGACAATTTCGAAATCGATGCGATAACCAAATTTCCGGAGGTAGTAAAAGACAATCCGGAAGTAATCGGATTTAACGTTACCATTCCATATAAAGAGCAGGTGATTCCGTATTTGGATGAGTTGAATGATTCGGCAAAAGAGATTGGCGCTGTTAATACCATTCGCGTTACACGAACTGAAAACGGCGTGCACTTAAAAGGATTTAATACCGATACTTTTGGTTTTGAGTCGTCATTGAAACCGCTTTTAAAAGAGCATCATAAAAAAGCACTGATCCTGGGAACAGGCGGTGCTTCGAAAGCATTAAAATATGTACTCAGCAAATTGGGCATTGAATATATTTCAGCGTCGATTGAAGAGTTGAAGGAAAACGAAATTCGTTATGAAGATATTGATGAAAAGTTGATGGGTGAACGCTTGTTAATTATCAACGCTACGCCGCTTGGAACCTATCCAAAAGTAGAGACTTTCCCAAATATTCCTTACGAATTTGTAACTGACAAACATTTACTTTTTGATCTGGTTTATAATCCGGAAGTAACGCAGTTTATGGCAAAAGGACAAGCCAAAGGAGCTACAGTTAAAAATGGTTACGAAATGTTACTGAATCAGGCTAAAAAGTCTTATGAGATTTGGAACTCGGAGGAATAA
- a CDS encoding DUF368 domain-containing protein, translating to MNRSAKDYFTLVLKGMGMGAADVVPGVSGGTIAFITGIYEELINSIKSINLTAIKLLLSFKLAEFWKAINGTFLISVFIGVGISVFSLAKGLEYLLHHYPILVWSFFFGLIVASAIYVARSIKRWKADTVIGGLAGIVIAFMITVISPAEVENPSYWFIFISGMIAICAMILPGISGSFILVLLGMYKFILGEVGDLNFVVIGIFMVGAAIGIIAFSNVLSWLLKKYHNTTIALLAGFMVGSLNKVWPWKEEASEIDLGSNILPGTYEQITGHEAWLLGAIVLAVAGFALIFVVEGIGKKLKK from the coding sequence ATGAACAGATCAGCAAAAGATTATTTTACTCTGGTATTAAAGGGAATGGGAATGGGTGCTGCCGATGTAGTACCGGGCGTTTCCGGAGGAACAATTGCTTTTATAACTGGCATTTACGAAGAATTGATTAACTCGATAAAGTCGATCAATTTAACCGCGATAAAGCTGTTGCTCAGTTTTAAACTGGCCGAATTCTGGAAAGCCATTAACGGAACTTTCCTTATCAGTGTTTTTATCGGAGTTGGAATAAGCGTTTTCTCACTGGCAAAAGGGCTGGAATATTTGCTTCATCACTACCCTATTTTAGTGTGGTCGTTCTTTTTTGGGCTCATCGTTGCATCTGCCATTTATGTAGCACGCTCCATAAAACGATGGAAAGCAGACACGGTTATTGGCGGTTTGGCCGGAATTGTAATCGCATTTATGATAACCGTAATTTCTCCAGCTGAAGTAGAAAATCCAAGCTACTGGTTTATTTTTATTTCCGGAATGATTGCAATTTGTGCAATGATACTGCCAGGAATTTCGGGTAGTTTCATTCTGGTTTTACTTGGCATGTATAAATTTATTCTCGGCGAAGTTGGTGATTTAAACTTTGTCGTAATAGGTATTTTCATGGTTGGAGCTGCTATCGGAATCATCGCATTCTCAAATGTATTATCATGGTTGCTTAAAAAATATCACAATACAACAATTGCTTTGTTGGCTGGATTTATGGTTGGTTCTTTAAATAAGGTTTGGCCATGGAAAGAAGAAGCTTCTGAAATCGATTTAGGAAGTAATATTTTACCCGGAACTTACGAGCAAATCACAGGTCACGAAGCCTGGTTATTGGGTGCAATTGTACTGGCAGTTGCCGGGTTTGCACTCATATTTGTTGTTGAAGGAATTGGAAAAAAACTTAAAAAGTAA
- a CDS encoding tetratricopeptide repeat protein encodes MNEERDNFREEDISEALKRFKSSLVSGRLKYFDVSEFEGIVEQLMEEGDLQSSEIAAQQGIQIHPNAVPLHLKYAQILLSKGKYDQAQKYLDFAERVENTNPDVHLLKGSASLIMGNEDGAKASFRKAIKSGNGETDDILYHVGSAFIQIGEISEAISYFKKALKLNPKHELALYDLAFFTDQIGDYKNSIKYYNRFIDNDVYNYTAWFNLGIVFNKADMHDKAIEAYEYTLAINENFHMALFNIGNALANSGRFKEAIDKYREFLEFDPDNDDAYCYMGECYLNLDDQLQSEHNYLKAISINPENDTAHFGVGLIMWIAKKYDRSIDYIKKAIKIDKQNSEYWLTLGKVQNDTDDLDEAVKAFKQGARIDAENTEIWLTWAETLMKHGETKGAIRILKKAIDNNDDSMLKYRLVAILLGARKRKEAYEWLRSAMLQDFENINYLFDIYPRALKSKQLKKVVDDFRRGDK; translated from the coding sequence ATGAACGAGGAAAGAGATAATTTCAGGGAAGAAGATATTAGTGAGGCACTTAAACGCTTTAAGAGCTCTTTGGTTTCGGGCCGCTTAAAGTATTTCGACGTATCGGAATTTGAAGGAATTGTAGAGCAATTAATGGAAGAAGGCGACTTGCAGTCTTCTGAAATTGCCGCCCAACAAGGCATACAAATCCATCCAAATGCGGTTCCTCTTCATTTAAAATATGCACAAATTCTACTGAGCAAAGGTAAATACGACCAGGCTCAGAAATACCTCGATTTTGCTGAAAGAGTTGAAAATACCAATCCCGATGTTCACTTATTAAAAGGTTCGGCATCGCTGATTATGGGTAACGAAGATGGGGCAAAAGCATCATTCAGAAAAGCGATTAAATCCGGAAACGGAGAAACCGACGATATTTTATACCACGTTGGCTCGGCATTTATTCAGATTGGCGAAATAAGTGAGGCCATTTCGTATTTCAAGAAAGCCTTAAAGCTGAATCCGAAACACGAGCTTGCATTGTACGACCTGGCGTTCTTTACCGACCAGATTGGTGATTACAAAAACAGTATCAAATATTACAATCGATTTATCGATAACGATGTGTACAATTACACCGCATGGTTTAACCTGGGAATTGTATTTAACAAAGCTGATATGCACGACAAGGCAATTGAGGCTTATGAATATACGTTGGCGATAAACGAAAATTTTCACATGGCGCTGTTCAATATCGGAAATGCCCTGGCCAATTCGGGTCGCTTTAAAGAGGCCATTGATAAATACAGGGAATTTCTGGAATTCGACCCCGATAACGACGATGCTTATTGTTACATGGGCGAATGTTACCTTAACCTGGACGACCAGTTGCAATCGGAACACAATTACCTGAAAGCAATTTCTATAAATCCGGAAAATGATACCGCTCATTTTGGCGTTGGGCTGATAATGTGGATTGCGAAAAAGTACGACAGAAGTATCGACTACATCAAAAAAGCCATAAAAATAGACAAGCAAAACTCGGAATACTGGTTGACTTTGGGTAAAGTACAAAACGATACTGATGATTTGGACGAAGCAGTAAAAGCTTTTAAACAAGGTGCACGCATTGATGCTGAGAACACTGAGATCTGGCTTACCTGGGCAGAAACATTAATGAAGCACGGAGAAACAAAAGGTGCCATCCGAATTCTAAAAAAGGCTATTGACAACAACGACGATTCGATGCTGAAATACCGTTTGGTAGCGATATTGCTTGGTGCCCGAAAACGCAAGGAAGCTTACGAATGGTTGCGTTCGGCCATGTTGCAGGATTTTGAAAACATCAATTACCTGTTCGATATTTATCCGAGAGCGCTAAAAAGTAAACAGCTTAAAAAGGTTGTTGACGATTTCCGCCGGGGTGATAAATAA